The following proteins come from a genomic window of Hydractinia symbiolongicarpus strain clone_291-10 chromosome 2, HSymV2.1, whole genome shotgun sequence:
- the LOC130630387 gene encoding serine/threonine-protein kinase PLK1-like isoform X2 has product MCDRLKTQDESTQIKTNPTKKIEKLQLRRMLATYRNLNTGKTTNTKNENHKHKEHTKNQPILPEVGQFVVDPKSGKKYLRGRLMGKGGFARCYEVTDVQTDKKYACKAISKARIAKPHQQQKIANEVELHKSFNGHFIVRFYCFFEDDDNVYILLELCSRKSMVQLLKQRRTLTEPEVRYFMAQAVKGVYYLHNEQIIHRDIKLGNLFINNDMEIRIGDFGLAVKADKDGKKEMSVCGTPNYIAPEVLSKTGHSFEVDTWALGCVMYTLLVGRPPFETSCLKDTYMRIRNNEYAIPSRITRPAAKLIQKFLSERPEDRPRLDTVLNDEFFTRGFFPRHLPSICCVAPPKFTSMKNKNCTSNKRYVRHPGSEQVEIQEAMSKINIRDKVDDDQHESGFDSQESNVNCDEHYLEEELNETSYGYHTPQTLYERLNTCLNSMPDPHCTALSDPISTGTSDSEEENSLVEGFAHPHRLWITKWVDYSNKYGFGAQLSNGCIVIRYNDGTTLAVDAPKRRLQYFDEDRNIFRFSVNNIPEDLSRKVTLLNYFSNYMDKHLLKGGDLEDPTKQDTFPEMAIIDIWFRTDKAMVMYLSDGTLQVNFLSDHTKIILNPENNLDVVTYINQSRESHVTSLQAVSKRGCNEDVNERLQYCLMVLHKLTEMYLDDMK; this is encoded by the exons ATGTGTGATAGACTTAAAACGCAAGATGAAAGTACACAAATAAAGACAAATCCTACTAAAAAG ATCGAGAAATTACAACTTCGAAGAATGTTAGCTACCTATCGCAACTTGAATACTGGGAAGACGACGAATACGAAAAATGAAAATCACAAGCATAAAGAACACACGAAGAACCAACCCATCCTGCCGGAAGTTGGACAGTTTGTTGTGGACCCCAAATCCGGAAAGAAATATTTGAGAGGTCGTCTCATGGGAAAG GGTGGATTCGCTCGATGTTACGAAGTTACCGACGTTCAAACAGACAAAAAATACGCGTGCAAAGCCATCTCGAAAGCTCGCATCGCAAAACCGCATCAACAGCAAAAG ATTGCTAATGAAGTGGAACTACACAAAAGCTTCAACGGACACTTCATTGTTCGTTTTTACTGCTTCTTCGAAGATGAtgacaatgtttacattttattgGAACTATGCAGTCGAAAG tccATGGTCCAACTACTTAAACAACGCAGAACATTAACCGAACCCGAAGTGCGATATTTCATGGCGCAAGCTGTAAAAGGAGTATATTATTTACACAATGAGCAAATTATACATCGGGACATCAAGTTGGGTAATCTCTTCATCAACAACGATATGGAGATCAGAATCGGGGATTTCGGATTAGCAGTTAAAGCAGATAAAGACGGCAAAAAGGAAAT gtctGTGTGTGGTACACCCAACTACATTGCTCCTGAAGTGCTCAGCAAAACAGGCCATTCCTTTGAAGTAGAtacctgggcactaggttgcgTGAT GTACACGTTACTTGTTGGTCGCCCGCCGTTTGAAACGAGCTGTTTAAAAGATACGTACATGAGAATACGAAACAATGAATATGCCATACCATCCAGGATCACAAGACCTGCGGCTAAACttatacaaaagtttttaagtgaAAGACCGGAAGACCGGCCACGATTAGATACTGTTTTAAATGATGAATTTTTTACACGGGGGTTCTTTCCAAGACACTTACCTTCCATATGTTGTGTTGCGCCACCTAAATTTACCtccatgaaaaataaaaactgtaCTTCGAATAAACGATATGTACGCCACCCTGGCTCGGAACAAGTCGAAATCCAGGAAGCGATGTCGAAGATAAATATACGTGATAAAGTTGATGACGATCAACACGAGAGTGGGTTTGACAGTCAAGAATCCAACGTAAACTGTGACGAACACTACCTGGAAGAAG AGCTGAACGAGACATCTTATGGATACCACACTCCACAAACATTATACGAACGACTTAACACGTGTCTTAATTCAATGCCCGATCCACACTGCACTGCTCTGTCTGATCCGATCTCGACCGGCACATCAGATTCTGAGGAGGAGAACAGTTTAGTGGAAGGTTTTGCACACCCCCATAGATTGTGGATTACGAAATGGGTGGACTATAGTAACAAGTATGGCTTTGGTGCGCAGCTCTCAAATGGTTGTATTGTAATACGGTATAATGATGGAACAACGCTGGCGGTTGATGCCCCAAAAAG AAGACTCCAATATTTTGACGAGGATAGAAATATCTTCCGGTTCAGTGTAAACAACATACCTGAAGATCTCAGTCGTAAAGTCACCCTTCTAAACTACTTTTCAAATTATATGGATAAACATCTTCTCAAG GGTGGTGATCTAGAAGATCCTACGAAGCAGGACACATTCCCTGAGATGGCCATCATCGATATTTGGTTTCGAACTGATAAAGCCATGGTGATGTACTTAAGCGATGGAACACTGCAG GTGAACTTTTTATCTGATCACACAAAAATCATTCTCAATCCTGAAAATAACCTCGATGTAGTGACATACATCAATCAAAGCAGAGAAAGCCACGTGACTAGTTTACAGGCTGTTTCTAAACGAGGTTGCAATGAAGATGTGAATGAGAGGTTACAGTATTGTCTGATGGTACTTCACAAGTTGACGGAGATGTATTTGGATGATATGAAGTGA
- the LOC130630387 gene encoding serine/threonine-protein kinase PLK1-like isoform X1: protein MYEKQAFESDDYQVLKNIRQRLELDLQREIEKLQLRRMLATYRNLNTGKTTNTKNENHKHKEHTKNQPILPEVGQFVVDPKSGKKYLRGRLMGKGGFARCYEVTDVQTDKKYACKAISKARIAKPHQQQKIANEVELHKSFNGHFIVRFYCFFEDDDNVYILLELCSRKSMVQLLKQRRTLTEPEVRYFMAQAVKGVYYLHNEQIIHRDIKLGNLFINNDMEIRIGDFGLAVKADKDGKKEMSVCGTPNYIAPEVLSKTGHSFEVDTWALGCVMYTLLVGRPPFETSCLKDTYMRIRNNEYAIPSRITRPAAKLIQKFLSERPEDRPRLDTVLNDEFFTRGFFPRHLPSICCVAPPKFTSMKNKNCTSNKRYVRHPGSEQVEIQEAMSKINIRDKVDDDQHESGFDSQESNVNCDEHYLEEELNETSYGYHTPQTLYERLNTCLNSMPDPHCTALSDPISTGTSDSEEENSLVEGFAHPHRLWITKWVDYSNKYGFGAQLSNGCIVIRYNDGTTLAVDAPKRRLQYFDEDRNIFRFSVNNIPEDLSRKVTLLNYFSNYMDKHLLKGGDLEDPTKQDTFPEMAIIDIWFRTDKAMVMYLSDGTLQVNFLSDHTKIILNPENNLDVVTYINQSRESHVTSLQAVSKRGCNEDVNERLQYCLMVLHKLTEMYLDDMK from the exons ATCGAGAAATTACAACTTCGAAGAATGTTAGCTACCTATCGCAACTTGAATACTGGGAAGACGACGAATACGAAAAATGAAAATCACAAGCATAAAGAACACACGAAGAACCAACCCATCCTGCCGGAAGTTGGACAGTTTGTTGTGGACCCCAAATCCGGAAAGAAATATTTGAGAGGTCGTCTCATGGGAAAG GGTGGATTCGCTCGATGTTACGAAGTTACCGACGTTCAAACAGACAAAAAATACGCGTGCAAAGCCATCTCGAAAGCTCGCATCGCAAAACCGCATCAACAGCAAAAG ATTGCTAATGAAGTGGAACTACACAAAAGCTTCAACGGACACTTCATTGTTCGTTTTTACTGCTTCTTCGAAGATGAtgacaatgtttacattttattgGAACTATGCAGTCGAAAG tccATGGTCCAACTACTTAAACAACGCAGAACATTAACCGAACCCGAAGTGCGATATTTCATGGCGCAAGCTGTAAAAGGAGTATATTATTTACACAATGAGCAAATTATACATCGGGACATCAAGTTGGGTAATCTCTTCATCAACAACGATATGGAGATCAGAATCGGGGATTTCGGATTAGCAGTTAAAGCAGATAAAGACGGCAAAAAGGAAAT gtctGTGTGTGGTACACCCAACTACATTGCTCCTGAAGTGCTCAGCAAAACAGGCCATTCCTTTGAAGTAGAtacctgggcactaggttgcgTGAT GTACACGTTACTTGTTGGTCGCCCGCCGTTTGAAACGAGCTGTTTAAAAGATACGTACATGAGAATACGAAACAATGAATATGCCATACCATCCAGGATCACAAGACCTGCGGCTAAACttatacaaaagtttttaagtgaAAGACCGGAAGACCGGCCACGATTAGATACTGTTTTAAATGATGAATTTTTTACACGGGGGTTCTTTCCAAGACACTTACCTTCCATATGTTGTGTTGCGCCACCTAAATTTACCtccatgaaaaataaaaactgtaCTTCGAATAAACGATATGTACGCCACCCTGGCTCGGAACAAGTCGAAATCCAGGAAGCGATGTCGAAGATAAATATACGTGATAAAGTTGATGACGATCAACACGAGAGTGGGTTTGACAGTCAAGAATCCAACGTAAACTGTGACGAACACTACCTGGAAGAAG AGCTGAACGAGACATCTTATGGATACCACACTCCACAAACATTATACGAACGACTTAACACGTGTCTTAATTCAATGCCCGATCCACACTGCACTGCTCTGTCTGATCCGATCTCGACCGGCACATCAGATTCTGAGGAGGAGAACAGTTTAGTGGAAGGTTTTGCACACCCCCATAGATTGTGGATTACGAAATGGGTGGACTATAGTAACAAGTATGGCTTTGGTGCGCAGCTCTCAAATGGTTGTATTGTAATACGGTATAATGATGGAACAACGCTGGCGGTTGATGCCCCAAAAAG AAGACTCCAATATTTTGACGAGGATAGAAATATCTTCCGGTTCAGTGTAAACAACATACCTGAAGATCTCAGTCGTAAAGTCACCCTTCTAAACTACTTTTCAAATTATATGGATAAACATCTTCTCAAG GGTGGTGATCTAGAAGATCCTACGAAGCAGGACACATTCCCTGAGATGGCCATCATCGATATTTGGTTTCGAACTGATAAAGCCATGGTGATGTACTTAAGCGATGGAACACTGCAG GTGAACTTTTTATCTGATCACACAAAAATCATTCTCAATCCTGAAAATAACCTCGATGTAGTGACATACATCAATCAAAGCAGAGAAAGCCACGTGACTAGTTTACAGGCTGTTTCTAAACGAGGTTGCAATGAAGATGTGAATGAGAGGTTACAGTATTGTCTGATGGTACTTCACAAGTTGACGGAGATGTATTTGGATGATATGAAGTGA
- the LOC130630387 gene encoding serine/threonine-protein kinase PLK1-like isoform X3, which translates to MLATYRNLNTGKTTNTKNENHKHKEHTKNQPILPEVGQFVVDPKSGKKYLRGRLMGKGGFARCYEVTDVQTDKKYACKAISKARIAKPHQQQKIANEVELHKSFNGHFIVRFYCFFEDDDNVYILLELCSRKSMVQLLKQRRTLTEPEVRYFMAQAVKGVYYLHNEQIIHRDIKLGNLFINNDMEIRIGDFGLAVKADKDGKKEMSVCGTPNYIAPEVLSKTGHSFEVDTWALGCVMYTLLVGRPPFETSCLKDTYMRIRNNEYAIPSRITRPAAKLIQKFLSERPEDRPRLDTVLNDEFFTRGFFPRHLPSICCVAPPKFTSMKNKNCTSNKRYVRHPGSEQVEIQEAMSKINIRDKVDDDQHESGFDSQESNVNCDEHYLEEELNETSYGYHTPQTLYERLNTCLNSMPDPHCTALSDPISTGTSDSEEENSLVEGFAHPHRLWITKWVDYSNKYGFGAQLSNGCIVIRYNDGTTLAVDAPKRRLQYFDEDRNIFRFSVNNIPEDLSRKVTLLNYFSNYMDKHLLKGGDLEDPTKQDTFPEMAIIDIWFRTDKAMVMYLSDGTLQVNFLSDHTKIILNPENNLDVVTYINQSRESHVTSLQAVSKRGCNEDVNERLQYCLMVLHKLTEMYLDDMK; encoded by the exons ATGTTAGCTACCTATCGCAACTTGAATACTGGGAAGACGACGAATACGAAAAATGAAAATCACAAGCATAAAGAACACACGAAGAACCAACCCATCCTGCCGGAAGTTGGACAGTTTGTTGTGGACCCCAAATCCGGAAAGAAATATTTGAGAGGTCGTCTCATGGGAAAG GGTGGATTCGCTCGATGTTACGAAGTTACCGACGTTCAAACAGACAAAAAATACGCGTGCAAAGCCATCTCGAAAGCTCGCATCGCAAAACCGCATCAACAGCAAAAG ATTGCTAATGAAGTGGAACTACACAAAAGCTTCAACGGACACTTCATTGTTCGTTTTTACTGCTTCTTCGAAGATGAtgacaatgtttacattttattgGAACTATGCAGTCGAAAG tccATGGTCCAACTACTTAAACAACGCAGAACATTAACCGAACCCGAAGTGCGATATTTCATGGCGCAAGCTGTAAAAGGAGTATATTATTTACACAATGAGCAAATTATACATCGGGACATCAAGTTGGGTAATCTCTTCATCAACAACGATATGGAGATCAGAATCGGGGATTTCGGATTAGCAGTTAAAGCAGATAAAGACGGCAAAAAGGAAAT gtctGTGTGTGGTACACCCAACTACATTGCTCCTGAAGTGCTCAGCAAAACAGGCCATTCCTTTGAAGTAGAtacctgggcactaggttgcgTGAT GTACACGTTACTTGTTGGTCGCCCGCCGTTTGAAACGAGCTGTTTAAAAGATACGTACATGAGAATACGAAACAATGAATATGCCATACCATCCAGGATCACAAGACCTGCGGCTAAACttatacaaaagtttttaagtgaAAGACCGGAAGACCGGCCACGATTAGATACTGTTTTAAATGATGAATTTTTTACACGGGGGTTCTTTCCAAGACACTTACCTTCCATATGTTGTGTTGCGCCACCTAAATTTACCtccatgaaaaataaaaactgtaCTTCGAATAAACGATATGTACGCCACCCTGGCTCGGAACAAGTCGAAATCCAGGAAGCGATGTCGAAGATAAATATACGTGATAAAGTTGATGACGATCAACACGAGAGTGGGTTTGACAGTCAAGAATCCAACGTAAACTGTGACGAACACTACCTGGAAGAAG AGCTGAACGAGACATCTTATGGATACCACACTCCACAAACATTATACGAACGACTTAACACGTGTCTTAATTCAATGCCCGATCCACACTGCACTGCTCTGTCTGATCCGATCTCGACCGGCACATCAGATTCTGAGGAGGAGAACAGTTTAGTGGAAGGTTTTGCACACCCCCATAGATTGTGGATTACGAAATGGGTGGACTATAGTAACAAGTATGGCTTTGGTGCGCAGCTCTCAAATGGTTGTATTGTAATACGGTATAATGATGGAACAACGCTGGCGGTTGATGCCCCAAAAAG AAGACTCCAATATTTTGACGAGGATAGAAATATCTTCCGGTTCAGTGTAAACAACATACCTGAAGATCTCAGTCGTAAAGTCACCCTTCTAAACTACTTTTCAAATTATATGGATAAACATCTTCTCAAG GGTGGTGATCTAGAAGATCCTACGAAGCAGGACACATTCCCTGAGATGGCCATCATCGATATTTGGTTTCGAACTGATAAAGCCATGGTGATGTACTTAAGCGATGGAACACTGCAG GTGAACTTTTTATCTGATCACACAAAAATCATTCTCAATCCTGAAAATAACCTCGATGTAGTGACATACATCAATCAAAGCAGAGAAAGCCACGTGACTAGTTTACAGGCTGTTTCTAAACGAGGTTGCAATGAAGATGTGAATGAGAGGTTACAGTATTGTCTGATGGTACTTCACAAGTTGACGGAGATGTATTTGGATGATATGAAGTGA